The following coding sequences lie in one Apium graveolens cultivar Ventura chromosome 1, ASM990537v1, whole genome shotgun sequence genomic window:
- the LOC141661942 gene encoding subtilisin-like protease SBT3.9 isoform X3, protein MASLWSLGFISFVIAHFMLQEHSFVLVNASSNVYIVYMGDKRYDEPELVRDTHHDIVSTILGSKEAAQESILYSYRHGFSGFAVVLTPSQAKQISGFPGVIRVIPNKILHLQTTRSWDFLHIKPQIANGILSEGQSGRGSIIGVLDTGIWPESKSFVDDGMAEVPSRWRGICQEGEKFSHLNCNRKIIGARWYIKGYEAEFGKLNTSDGVEFLSPRDASGHGTHTSSTAAGAIVENASYMGLAEGFARGGAPSAWLAVYKVCWSTGGCSSADLLAAFDDAIFDVGSFHAVARGIPVICSSGNSGPYSQTVINTAPWMITVAATTIDRAFPTVITMGNNQTIVGQAIYTGEIDDKFNPIVYGENISSKDADENDARTCLEGSLNETLVIGKVVLCFQSRSLRSATTVARTIHKLRGVGLIFAQFPAKDVVVSSIIPCVQVDFELGTRLLAYMVTTRNPVVKLSKTKTVVGQQISPEVAFFSSRGPSSLSPTVLKPDIAAPGVNILASWSAASPTSSLRRSHNQDHQQDFRIESGTSMSCPHISGIVSLIKAIHPTWSPAAVRSALVTTASTYDEYGQIAVAEGAPHKQADPFDYGGGHVDANKAIDPGLIYDINIGDYLQFLCSMGYNNTAISWMFSSAPPCRKTKNFLVNFNLPSISIPELKKTITISRTVSNVGPIISVYVARIEAPPGTNVRVEPSVLSFNASTKKIKFKVTICPLLRVQGRYSFGYLFWEDGFHVVRVALVVRSVIQDSYAQT, encoded by the exons ATGGCTTCTCTTTGGAGCCTTGGTTTTATTTCTTTTGTGATTGCTCATTTTATGCTCCAAGAACATAGCTTTGTACTTGTTAATGCATCCAGCAAT GTTTATATTGTTTACATGGGTGACAAAAGGTATGATGAACCAGAGCTTGTTAGGGATACACACCATGACATTGTTTCAACCATTCTTGGAAG CAAAGAAGCGGCTCAAGAATCAATCTTGTACAGCTACAGACATGGATTTTCGGGTTTTGCTGTGGTACTGACACCATCTCAAGCTAAACAAATTTCAG GTTTCCCTGGAGTTATACGTGTGATTCCTAATAAGATTTTACATCTGCAAACTACTAGAAGTTGGGACTTTCTGCACATAAAGCCTCAAATTGCAAATGGAATTCTTTCAGAAGGTCAATCCGGCAGGGGATCTATCATTGGTGTCCTGGATACTG GAATATGGCCGGAATCCAAAAGCTTTGTAGATGATGGAATGGCTGAGGTTCCATCTAGGTGGAGGGGAATATGCCAAGAAGGAGAGAAATTTAGTCATTTAAATTGCAACAG GAAGATTATCGGTGCACGTTGGTACATAAAGGGATATGAAGCTGAATTCGGGAAGCTGAACACTAGTGATGGTGTTGAATTCTTATCTCCTCGGGATGCATCAGGCCATGGCACACACACCTCATCTACTGCAGCTGGAGCTATCGTGGAGAATGCAAGCTACATGGGATTAGCTGAAGGTTTTGCCAGGGGCGGTGCTCCATCAGCTTGGTTAGCTGTATATAAAGTCTGTTGGTCTACTGGAGGCTGCAGCTCAGCTGATCTTCTTGCTGCATTTGATGATGCTATATTTGATG TGGGGTCATTTCATGCTGTGGCTAGAGGAATTCCAGTTATCTGCTCTAGTGGGAATTCTGGTCCTTATTCACAAACCGTTATAAATACTGCTCCTTGGATGATAACTGTAGCAGCAACCACGATAGATAGGGCTTTTCCTACTGTTATTACCATGGGAAACAATCAAACAATTGTG GGTCAAGCTATATATACTGGAGAGATTGATGATAAATTTAATCCTATTGTTTATGGTGAAAATATTTCATCCAAAGATGCCGATGAAAATGATGCAAG AACTTGCCTTGAAGGATCCCTAAATGAGACTTTGGTAATAGGCAAAGTGGTTTTATGCTTCCAATCTCGATCATTAAGATCTGCAACCACTGTAGCAAGAACTATACACAAGCTTCGGGGAGTTGGCCTCATCTTTGCCCAGTTTCCTGCCAAGGACGTTGTTGTGTCCTCAATTATTCCCTGTGTTCAGGTGGACTTTGAACTCGGGACTCGTCTGTTAGCATATATGGTAACAACCAG AAATCCAGTTGTGAAGCTTAGCAAAACAAAGACAGTTGTTGGACAACAGATCTCCCCAGAAGTAGCATTTTTTTCATCTCGAGGACCAAGCTCACTCTCTCCAACTGTTTTAAAG CCTGATATTGCTGCTCCCGGAGTTAATATATTGGCATCCTGGTCTGCCGCATCTCCTACCAGTTCTTTAAGAAGATCCCACAATCAAGATCATCAACAGGACTTCAGAATTGAATCAGGAACCTCCATGTCTTGTCCCCATATCTCCGGCATTGTTTCACTCATAAAAGCTATCCATCCCACATGGAGTCCTGCTGCAGTTAGGTCTGCCCTTGTCACCACAG CCTCTACATACGACGAATATGGTCAAATTGCTGTTGCTGAGGGAGCTCCACACAAGCAAGCCGATCCATTTGACTATGGAGGAGGCCATGTTGATGCAAACAAGGCAATAGATCCTGGCCTCATTTACGATATCAACATTGGTGACTACCTACAGTTCCTCTGCTCAATGGGCTACAACAACACTGCTATCAGCTGGATGTTCAGCTCTGCACCCCCTTGCAGAAAGACAAAAAACTTCCTGGTAAACTTCAATTTACCCTCCATTTCCATTCCTGAGCTAAAGAAAACAATTACCATATCAAGAACGGTGTCAAATGTTGGTCCAATAATATCCGTATATGTTGCTCGAATTGAAGCTCCCCCCGGAACTAATGTAAGAGTAGAACCATCTGTTTTGTCCTTCAATGCCAGTACAAAGAAGATCAAATTTAAGGTAACAATTTGTCCTTTACTGAGAGTACAAGGAAGATATTCATTTGGATACCTGTTTTGGGAGGATGGTTTTCATGTTGTTAGGGTAGCCTTGGTTGTTAGATCTGTTATCCAGGACTCCTATGCTCAAACTTGA
- the LOC141661962 gene encoding B-box zinc finger protein 19-like isoform X1: MRTLCDVCESAAAIIFCAADEAALCRSCDEKVHMCNKLASRHVRVGLADPSDVPRCDICENAPAFFYCEIDGSSLCLQCDMVVHVGGKRKHGRYLMLRQRVEFPGDKAGSNNELGLQPIDPGESRRESNYPFTFVTRENQQNQMAENQQNQQNHRAEHQQNHRVENQQNHRAENQQRRVENPQYQRASPVPMLNNVDDGGRNMDTSLIDLNARPRNVHGQTSNNQEHGMDIQSGGDHESESVVPVSSFRRET; the protein is encoded by the exons ATGAGAACACTGTGTGATGTGTGTGAAAGCGCTGCTGCTATAATCTTCTGTGCTGCTGATGAAGCTGCTCTTTGTCGTTCTTGTGATGAAAAG GTACATATGTGTAACAAGCTTGCTAGCCGACATGTACGGGTTGGACTCGCTGACCCAAGTGACGTACCCCGCTGTGACATATGTGAAAACGCACCTG CATTCTTCTACTGTGAGATCGATGGGAGTTCTCTTTGCCTGCAATGTGATATGGTCGTTCATGTTGGGGGTAAAAGAAAACATGGAAGATATCTAATGTTGAGGCAAAGGGTTGAG TTCCCTGGGGATAAAGCTGGAAGCAATAATGAGCTAGGTTTGCAACCTATTGATCCAGGTGAATCAAGGAGGGAATCTAATTACCCGTTTACGTTTGTGACAAGAGAAAACCAGCAAAACCAAATGGCCGAAAACCAGCAAAACCAGCAAAATCATAGGGCTGAACACCAGCAAAATCACAGGGTTGAAAATCAGCAAAATCATAGAGCTGAAAACCAGCAACGTAGGGTTGAAAACCCTCAATATCAAAGGGCATCACCTGTTCCGATGCTCAATAATGTTGATGATGGTGGTCGCAATATGGACACGAGCTTAATTGATCTTAATGCCAGGCCTCGAAACGTGCATGGTCAGACTTCAAACAACCAG GAACATGGAATGGATATACAAAGCGGTGGCGATCATGAATCTGAAAGTGTGGTTCCAGTAAGTTCTTTCAGGAGAGAGACTTGA
- the LOC141661942 gene encoding subtilisin-like protease SBT3.9 isoform X1, producing the protein MASLWSLGFISFVIAHFMLQEHSFVLVNASSNVYIVYMGDKRYDEPELVRDTHHDIVSTILGSKEAAQESILYSYRHGFSGFAVVLTPSQAKQISGFPGVIRVIPNKILHLQTTRSWDFLHIKPQIANGILSEGQSGRGSIIGVLDTGIWPESKSFVDDGMAEVPSRWRGICQEGEKFSHLNCNRKIIGARWYIKGYEAEFGKLNTSDGVEFLSPRDASGHGTHTSSTAAGAIVENASYMGLAEGFARGGAPSAWLAVYKVCWSTGGCSSADLLAAFDDAIFDGVDLLSVSIGSSPPLSSYVDDLLAVGSFHAVARGIPVICSSGNSGPYSQTVINTAPWMITVAATTIDRAFPTVITMGNNQTIVGQAIYTGEIDDKFNPIVYGENISSKDADENDARTCLEGSLNETLVIGKVVLCFQSRSLRSATTVARTIHKLRGVGLIFAQFPAKDVVVSSIIPCVQVDFELGTRLLAYMVTTRNPVVKLSKTKTVVGQQISPEVAFFSSRGPSSLSPTVLKPDIAAPGVNILASWSAASPTSSLRRSHNQDHQQDFRIESGTSMSCPHISGIVSLIKAIHPTWSPAAVRSALVTTASTYDEYGQIAVAEGAPHKQADPFDYGGGHVDANKAIDPGLIYDINIGDYLQFLCSMGYNNTAISWMFSSAPPCRKTKNFLVNFNLPSISIPELKKTITISRTVSNVGPIISVYVARIEAPPGTNVRVEPSVLSFNASTKKIKFKVTICPLLRVQGRYSFGYLFWEDGFHVVRVALVVRSVIQDSYAQT; encoded by the exons ATGGCTTCTCTTTGGAGCCTTGGTTTTATTTCTTTTGTGATTGCTCATTTTATGCTCCAAGAACATAGCTTTGTACTTGTTAATGCATCCAGCAAT GTTTATATTGTTTACATGGGTGACAAAAGGTATGATGAACCAGAGCTTGTTAGGGATACACACCATGACATTGTTTCAACCATTCTTGGAAG CAAAGAAGCGGCTCAAGAATCAATCTTGTACAGCTACAGACATGGATTTTCGGGTTTTGCTGTGGTACTGACACCATCTCAAGCTAAACAAATTTCAG GTTTCCCTGGAGTTATACGTGTGATTCCTAATAAGATTTTACATCTGCAAACTACTAGAAGTTGGGACTTTCTGCACATAAAGCCTCAAATTGCAAATGGAATTCTTTCAGAAGGTCAATCCGGCAGGGGATCTATCATTGGTGTCCTGGATACTG GAATATGGCCGGAATCCAAAAGCTTTGTAGATGATGGAATGGCTGAGGTTCCATCTAGGTGGAGGGGAATATGCCAAGAAGGAGAGAAATTTAGTCATTTAAATTGCAACAG GAAGATTATCGGTGCACGTTGGTACATAAAGGGATATGAAGCTGAATTCGGGAAGCTGAACACTAGTGATGGTGTTGAATTCTTATCTCCTCGGGATGCATCAGGCCATGGCACACACACCTCATCTACTGCAGCTGGAGCTATCGTGGAGAATGCAAGCTACATGGGATTAGCTGAAGGTTTTGCCAGGGGCGGTGCTCCATCAGCTTGGTTAGCTGTATATAAAGTCTGTTGGTCTACTGGAGGCTGCAGCTCAGCTGATCTTCTTGCTGCATTTGATGATGCTATATTTGATGGTGTGGATTTGCTTTCAGTGTCTATAGGATCATCCCCTCCCCTTTCTTCTTATGTAGATGACTTGTTGGCAGTGGGGTCATTTCATGCTGTGGCTAGAGGAATTCCAGTTATCTGCTCTAGTGGGAATTCTGGTCCTTATTCACAAACCGTTATAAATACTGCTCCTTGGATGATAACTGTAGCAGCAACCACGATAGATAGGGCTTTTCCTACTGTTATTACCATGGGAAACAATCAAACAATTGTG GGTCAAGCTATATATACTGGAGAGATTGATGATAAATTTAATCCTATTGTTTATGGTGAAAATATTTCATCCAAAGATGCCGATGAAAATGATGCAAG AACTTGCCTTGAAGGATCCCTAAATGAGACTTTGGTAATAGGCAAAGTGGTTTTATGCTTCCAATCTCGATCATTAAGATCTGCAACCACTGTAGCAAGAACTATACACAAGCTTCGGGGAGTTGGCCTCATCTTTGCCCAGTTTCCTGCCAAGGACGTTGTTGTGTCCTCAATTATTCCCTGTGTTCAGGTGGACTTTGAACTCGGGACTCGTCTGTTAGCATATATGGTAACAACCAG AAATCCAGTTGTGAAGCTTAGCAAAACAAAGACAGTTGTTGGACAACAGATCTCCCCAGAAGTAGCATTTTTTTCATCTCGAGGACCAAGCTCACTCTCTCCAACTGTTTTAAAG CCTGATATTGCTGCTCCCGGAGTTAATATATTGGCATCCTGGTCTGCCGCATCTCCTACCAGTTCTTTAAGAAGATCCCACAATCAAGATCATCAACAGGACTTCAGAATTGAATCAGGAACCTCCATGTCTTGTCCCCATATCTCCGGCATTGTTTCACTCATAAAAGCTATCCATCCCACATGGAGTCCTGCTGCAGTTAGGTCTGCCCTTGTCACCACAG CCTCTACATACGACGAATATGGTCAAATTGCTGTTGCTGAGGGAGCTCCACACAAGCAAGCCGATCCATTTGACTATGGAGGAGGCCATGTTGATGCAAACAAGGCAATAGATCCTGGCCTCATTTACGATATCAACATTGGTGACTACCTACAGTTCCTCTGCTCAATGGGCTACAACAACACTGCTATCAGCTGGATGTTCAGCTCTGCACCCCCTTGCAGAAAGACAAAAAACTTCCTGGTAAACTTCAATTTACCCTCCATTTCCATTCCTGAGCTAAAGAAAACAATTACCATATCAAGAACGGTGTCAAATGTTGGTCCAATAATATCCGTATATGTTGCTCGAATTGAAGCTCCCCCCGGAACTAATGTAAGAGTAGAACCATCTGTTTTGTCCTTCAATGCCAGTACAAAGAAGATCAAATTTAAGGTAACAATTTGTCCTTTACTGAGAGTACAAGGAAGATATTCATTTGGATACCTGTTTTGGGAGGATGGTTTTCATGTTGTTAGGGTAGCCTTGGTTGTTAGATCTGTTATCCAGGACTCCTATGCTCAAACTTGA
- the LOC141661962 gene encoding B-box zinc finger protein 18-like isoform X2: MRTLCDVCESAAAIIFCAADEAALCRSCDEKVHMCNKLASRHVRVGLADPSDVPRCDICENAPAFFYCEIDGSSLCLQCDMVVHVGGKRKHGRYLMLRQRVEFPGDKAGSNNELGLQPIDPGESRRESNYPFTFVTRENQQNQMAENQQNQQNHRAEHQQNHRVENQQNHRAENQQRRVENPQYQRASPVPMLNNVDDGGRNMDTSLIDLNARPRNVHGQTSNNQ, from the exons ATGAGAACACTGTGTGATGTGTGTGAAAGCGCTGCTGCTATAATCTTCTGTGCTGCTGATGAAGCTGCTCTTTGTCGTTCTTGTGATGAAAAG GTACATATGTGTAACAAGCTTGCTAGCCGACATGTACGGGTTGGACTCGCTGACCCAAGTGACGTACCCCGCTGTGACATATGTGAAAACGCACCTG CATTCTTCTACTGTGAGATCGATGGGAGTTCTCTTTGCCTGCAATGTGATATGGTCGTTCATGTTGGGGGTAAAAGAAAACATGGAAGATATCTAATGTTGAGGCAAAGGGTTGAG TTCCCTGGGGATAAAGCTGGAAGCAATAATGAGCTAGGTTTGCAACCTATTGATCCAGGTGAATCAAGGAGGGAATCTAATTACCCGTTTACGTTTGTGACAAGAGAAAACCAGCAAAACCAAATGGCCGAAAACCAGCAAAACCAGCAAAATCATAGGGCTGAACACCAGCAAAATCACAGGGTTGAAAATCAGCAAAATCATAGAGCTGAAAACCAGCAACGTAGGGTTGAAAACCCTCAATATCAAAGGGCATCACCTGTTCCGATGCTCAATAATGTTGATGATGGTGGTCGCAATATGGACACGAGCTTAATTGATCTTAATGCCAGGCCTCGAAACGTGCATGGTCAGACTTCAAACAACCAG TAG
- the LOC141661942 gene encoding subtilisin-like protease SBT3.9 isoform X2, with translation MASLWSLGFISFVIAHFMLQEHSFVLVNASSNVYIVYMGDKRYDEPELVRDTHHDIVSTILGSKEAAQESILYSYRHGFSGFAVVLTPSQAKQISGFPGVIRVIPNKILHLQTTRSWDFLHIKPQIANGILSEGIWPESKSFVDDGMAEVPSRWRGICQEGEKFSHLNCNRKIIGARWYIKGYEAEFGKLNTSDGVEFLSPRDASGHGTHTSSTAAGAIVENASYMGLAEGFARGGAPSAWLAVYKVCWSTGGCSSADLLAAFDDAIFDGVDLLSVSIGSSPPLSSYVDDLLAVGSFHAVARGIPVICSSGNSGPYSQTVINTAPWMITVAATTIDRAFPTVITMGNNQTIVGQAIYTGEIDDKFNPIVYGENISSKDADENDARTCLEGSLNETLVIGKVVLCFQSRSLRSATTVARTIHKLRGVGLIFAQFPAKDVVVSSIIPCVQVDFELGTRLLAYMVTTRNPVVKLSKTKTVVGQQISPEVAFFSSRGPSSLSPTVLKPDIAAPGVNILASWSAASPTSSLRRSHNQDHQQDFRIESGTSMSCPHISGIVSLIKAIHPTWSPAAVRSALVTTASTYDEYGQIAVAEGAPHKQADPFDYGGGHVDANKAIDPGLIYDINIGDYLQFLCSMGYNNTAISWMFSSAPPCRKTKNFLVNFNLPSISIPELKKTITISRTVSNVGPIISVYVARIEAPPGTNVRVEPSVLSFNASTKKIKFKVTICPLLRVQGRYSFGYLFWEDGFHVVRVALVVRSVIQDSYAQT, from the exons ATGGCTTCTCTTTGGAGCCTTGGTTTTATTTCTTTTGTGATTGCTCATTTTATGCTCCAAGAACATAGCTTTGTACTTGTTAATGCATCCAGCAAT GTTTATATTGTTTACATGGGTGACAAAAGGTATGATGAACCAGAGCTTGTTAGGGATACACACCATGACATTGTTTCAACCATTCTTGGAAG CAAAGAAGCGGCTCAAGAATCAATCTTGTACAGCTACAGACATGGATTTTCGGGTTTTGCTGTGGTACTGACACCATCTCAAGCTAAACAAATTTCAG GTTTCCCTGGAGTTATACGTGTGATTCCTAATAAGATTTTACATCTGCAAACTACTAGAAGTTGGGACTTTCTGCACATAAAGCCTCAAATTGCAAATGGAATTCTTTCAGAAG GAATATGGCCGGAATCCAAAAGCTTTGTAGATGATGGAATGGCTGAGGTTCCATCTAGGTGGAGGGGAATATGCCAAGAAGGAGAGAAATTTAGTCATTTAAATTGCAACAG GAAGATTATCGGTGCACGTTGGTACATAAAGGGATATGAAGCTGAATTCGGGAAGCTGAACACTAGTGATGGTGTTGAATTCTTATCTCCTCGGGATGCATCAGGCCATGGCACACACACCTCATCTACTGCAGCTGGAGCTATCGTGGAGAATGCAAGCTACATGGGATTAGCTGAAGGTTTTGCCAGGGGCGGTGCTCCATCAGCTTGGTTAGCTGTATATAAAGTCTGTTGGTCTACTGGAGGCTGCAGCTCAGCTGATCTTCTTGCTGCATTTGATGATGCTATATTTGATGGTGTGGATTTGCTTTCAGTGTCTATAGGATCATCCCCTCCCCTTTCTTCTTATGTAGATGACTTGTTGGCAGTGGGGTCATTTCATGCTGTGGCTAGAGGAATTCCAGTTATCTGCTCTAGTGGGAATTCTGGTCCTTATTCACAAACCGTTATAAATACTGCTCCTTGGATGATAACTGTAGCAGCAACCACGATAGATAGGGCTTTTCCTACTGTTATTACCATGGGAAACAATCAAACAATTGTG GGTCAAGCTATATATACTGGAGAGATTGATGATAAATTTAATCCTATTGTTTATGGTGAAAATATTTCATCCAAAGATGCCGATGAAAATGATGCAAG AACTTGCCTTGAAGGATCCCTAAATGAGACTTTGGTAATAGGCAAAGTGGTTTTATGCTTCCAATCTCGATCATTAAGATCTGCAACCACTGTAGCAAGAACTATACACAAGCTTCGGGGAGTTGGCCTCATCTTTGCCCAGTTTCCTGCCAAGGACGTTGTTGTGTCCTCAATTATTCCCTGTGTTCAGGTGGACTTTGAACTCGGGACTCGTCTGTTAGCATATATGGTAACAACCAG AAATCCAGTTGTGAAGCTTAGCAAAACAAAGACAGTTGTTGGACAACAGATCTCCCCAGAAGTAGCATTTTTTTCATCTCGAGGACCAAGCTCACTCTCTCCAACTGTTTTAAAG CCTGATATTGCTGCTCCCGGAGTTAATATATTGGCATCCTGGTCTGCCGCATCTCCTACCAGTTCTTTAAGAAGATCCCACAATCAAGATCATCAACAGGACTTCAGAATTGAATCAGGAACCTCCATGTCTTGTCCCCATATCTCCGGCATTGTTTCACTCATAAAAGCTATCCATCCCACATGGAGTCCTGCTGCAGTTAGGTCTGCCCTTGTCACCACAG CCTCTACATACGACGAATATGGTCAAATTGCTGTTGCTGAGGGAGCTCCACACAAGCAAGCCGATCCATTTGACTATGGAGGAGGCCATGTTGATGCAAACAAGGCAATAGATCCTGGCCTCATTTACGATATCAACATTGGTGACTACCTACAGTTCCTCTGCTCAATGGGCTACAACAACACTGCTATCAGCTGGATGTTCAGCTCTGCACCCCCTTGCAGAAAGACAAAAAACTTCCTGGTAAACTTCAATTTACCCTCCATTTCCATTCCTGAGCTAAAGAAAACAATTACCATATCAAGAACGGTGTCAAATGTTGGTCCAATAATATCCGTATATGTTGCTCGAATTGAAGCTCCCCCCGGAACTAATGTAAGAGTAGAACCATCTGTTTTGTCCTTCAATGCCAGTACAAAGAAGATCAAATTTAAGGTAACAATTTGTCCTTTACTGAGAGTACAAGGAAGATATTCATTTGGATACCTGTTTTGGGAGGATGGTTTTCATGTTGTTAGGGTAGCCTTGGTTGTTAGATCTGTTATCCAGGACTCCTATGCTCAAACTTGA